A window of Xiphophorus hellerii strain 12219 chromosome 7, Xiphophorus_hellerii-4.1, whole genome shotgun sequence contains these coding sequences:
- the LOC116722802 gene encoding trace amine-associated receptor 13c-like, with product MEIQDRTDLCFPHLLNSSCRKPTLHWSEAVLLNSVLLFISLITVVLNLLIIISVSHFRQLHTPTNILLLSLGVSDFFVGLLLIPLEIFRFTLCWFLGEAMCVFLFFLIGTIICASIWNIVLISVDRYVAICYPLHYPTRISLTRVKYCVCLCWFCASSCTFFYAKDELIQPGRRNTCIGECIHYISYAAGINDLIFNFIFPVTTIIVLYLRVFVVAVSQARAMRSHITVASFHSATSGTKRSELKAARTLGVLVVVYLMCYCPYYCYSIVDVNLTSTSYVSILCFVFYSNSCLNPVIYALFYPWFRKAVKVIVTLQILQSGSHEAKLL from the exons ATGGAGATCCAAGACAGAACTGATCTCTGTTTCCCACATCTCCTCAACAGCTCCTGCAGGAAGCCCACACTTCACTGGTCTGAAGCCGTTCTCCTGAACTCTGTGCTGCTCTTCATCTCACTGATCACTGTAGTGCTCaacctcctcatcatcatctcagTCTCACACTTCAG GCAGCTCCACACTCCTAcaaacatcctcctcctctctctgggtgtttctgacttttttgttgGTCTCCTGCTGATCCCattagaaatatttagatttacatTGTGCTGGTTTCTTGGAGAAgccatgtgtgtttttttgttttttttgattgGTACCATCATCTGTGCTTCAATCTGGAACATTGTCCTGATATCAGTCGACCGCTACGTAGCCATTTGTTACCCTCTGCATTACCCCACCAGAATCTCGTTGACGAGAGTCAAatattgtgtttgtctgtgttggTTCTGTGCTTCTTCCTGCACCTTTTTCTATGCAAAGGATGAGCTGATTCAGCCTGGCAGGAGAAATACCTGCATTGGAGAATGTATACATTATATTAGCTATGCTGCAGGAATAAACGatctaatttttaatttcatatttccagTAACAACCATCATAGTTCTGTATTTGAGAGTATTTGTGGTGGCTGTGTCTCAGGCTCGTGCCATGCGCTCTCACATTACAGTCGCCTCGTTTCATTCAGCGACATCAGGAACAAAGAGATCAGAGTTAAAAGCAGCCAGGACTCTGGGGGTTCTAGTTGTTGTATATCTAATGTGTTACTGTCCATATTACTGTTACTCTATAGTTGATGTTAATCTAACCAGTACCTCATATGTATCGATTTTGTGCTTTGTCTTTTATTCCAACTCCTGTTTAAATCCTGTGATCTACGCCCTGTTCTACCCCTGGTTCAGAAAAGCTGTTAAAGTCATTGTTACTCTACAGATTCTGCAGTCTGGCTCACATGAGGCCAAGCTGCTGTAG